DNA from Elaeis guineensis isolate ETL-2024a chromosome 2, EG11, whole genome shotgun sequence:
taatcacatctatttaattaaaaaaagagatacaactctactagtgcaaaattaattcaaaactcccgagctctttattttctaattacatcaattttaagataatttattttctaaataaaaaacaacgcttctttcttttattttgtaatctcaacttagcccaaagtccctgaggatacgatctcgactcatcctacctacgtaatgagtagagttatttttggtgctatcaacgactacgcaccaTCCCTCATAgttaagattaaaattaaaataaaaagagaggaagataTGATCTTCACCTTGCACGGGTAGATCTCCCCTGCAATTCGATGATCATGAATGTCTTCAAGATTCATttgaagccgcacatgcgtccgacttcTACAGGTATTCGTACGAAGATGATCTGATTAAGAGATTCTAATCTCATtgagatgctagctcccttgcagagatcacgCTTTGGATgtggaatctttttttttttattctctcttctcaagagaacaaCAGAGAACTAGAGGAGGAAGATGGGAGAAGAGATGAGATTGGGGCGTGAAGATCTTaggcgtccaactctttggatgttgcaagaaagaaagaaagcaaggaGGCATCTCGGATAAAGTAGCGCCCCTTCCTTGTGCGTGAACTACTTTCATGCAGATCTCTTTTTCATTATCTCCTGTCACACACGCCCCCTTTTTAGATCTTAGGGGGCGCTAATCAAGCCCCAACCACCTTAAAACCAAGGTCTTAGGATTTTTGGATAGTCCTGTGGCGTTAGGACTCTATAAGATGGAGTTGGCCCTATCTCATAAGGCGCCACTTATCTTTTGGTGCTGCTACTCTCCATGCAAAAAGAAAACTCCATGGTAATCCCTTTGTAGCGTGGATAAATCTTGGGTGTAATGTCTCTTGGACCAAGTCAAACACTTGGTCCAAGGTCTGGTCAAAACCCAATCTGATTTGTTTTCATAATAAGTGAAAAACTTGTTGAGTCCAAAACCTTTTAGACCAATGAAACCCAATTTGACTTAAACTCAgaccaagtccaattaaattaaatcctaatttaatttgactaagactcaacttcaattatttgatcaaatcaaataatgtaGCAACAATTGCAAATAACtcctcctttaactcactaactattAGCAAATTCTCttttgtaacttttacaaatcagtccaatcattaatcatattaataatcGGATCCTACAGCGATTCAAAATCCCAATTCAACTATCCGATCAGTCAGAACCTCTTATGTATGTgacccataggttctattttatagtgaaatatattATTATCTCCATCactaatatcattaaaatttctttcaatagattggacaGTTTCAACTCATCCAATAAAAATTatcgaccatcaaaataatttttgttgatcttacaatccatcagtaacatctAACAACATCtaatggcaacccaatagaacggAAGGTATTGAACCTCTAGATGTGTTACCGTGTGATACAATTCTTCTATTGAGTCTCTACAAGACGAAGAttatgaaaaactcgtcaaaccccatcatctgtCGTACATGAGATTTATTCAACTCGAGTTCATACTGTGAAAtattatgaaaactttttttcattattcacactACCATGGCTATGGTCTttagaactcaatctcataaatcaaatAGGACCGCTCCttatctaccaagatcgataaatcCCATATAGATGCATACCCTCCTACAATGAACTTACTGTAGCTAATATGTACCGTAAGTATCCATATGGCTAAAGACTAAgtgtatgtacagtcaaactacagcaatctcatcGTGAATAACagaggcaccgcaggtcaaaaaatcaagcacaccactatagcatcgagaagtcATTGACGAGTAGACATGCAAGTGACTTCTTATATTGGGCACGCTCTGTACTCTTGTTCtctaaccacctgcactcttgctacagtgtccccacactgtagactcgagactcatcacCCAAAAGAAAGCAATCCATACACCAATCttaccggatcaatcaccatcctcgtaatgATCCATCGATCGGGAACAATTTAAGAATTAAGCACCAATGACACATACTTTAAATTATCAACTCTTGAGAATGTCATTATCTTAATAATTTCTTGGACGATTCATGAACATATACACAATATAAATGAAAATAAACtattcaattttattaataaataataagatcaagtacaaaattatgtcctagaaagaATGTATCAgtcagattgacttctaggacatacacctAACATAACCTTTCGTagtgagagagagaagaggaagataGATGCTTACTACTATTTTTCTTCCCCAATTAATTTTCTAAGAAATGAAGAATCCTTTCTCATTCCCAAAAAGGACTAGCTTGCTTCAGTATTTATATAGATAAAAGCAAATCGAGTAGGTCAAAGCATGCTTGAAAACAGCATTCCAGAAAGTAGGTTTGCACCAAACTCGAGCTTAGGCAACTATATCCATGCTCGTGATAGTGGGTGTCCAAGCAAGAAAAAGTAAAACTTCACCTGAATACAACGACTAATGATGTCAGCAAACCGTGATAATGACTTTTCAGAATACTTTCCACCGATAGAAGGATCCACCATCTTTGATAAGGCGTTAATGTCATAAAGCTGAGAACTGGCCCATCTCACTAGATGCTGCTCTACGCGAGGCCGTGAACTGCAATATTTTAGGGAAGAAAGCAGCAGATAAGTTCATAAATCATCATGAATTTTCTAAAGAAAAATAACAAAGTCCACTGGCCAATTAAAGTCTTGCCCTACTCTGAGGCAAAAGCATATTTTTGTTACCTGTCAAATGGTTTCCTCCCAGTAAGGAGCTCTAACATGACAACTCCAAAGTTGTAAACGTCGCTCCGATCAGTATGTGTCCCAGATTCATTGAGTTCTGGTGCTTCATAACTGTATAATGCATGCATACGACCTGACAACTGCTGTTCGGATGACAATACAGTTACTAATGCATAAATGGTTTTGGAATTGAATTCAGAATCAAGGCTTATGAATTGTCAGCTAATATGCTAATTTCAGTTTTGTAAAGCTGATATGTCAAGgagtatcaatttttttatcaagAACTTCTATACATTTACAGAAGTTTGATCAGTTTATTATTAAAAGTACAGTCGTCTGATTTTTATGCTCCTAGTCATTTTCCTTTCTGATGTAATTACAGGATACAAGCTATCAATTAGTTTACCAAGACCTCAAAATCCCGCTATCATTGAAGCAAGCACCTAAaagcaattttaaatttttccatACTTCCAATTGGTTCATTGGCTATCTGTAATCATGCTCAACTCTATTCATGGTCATGCATCTCCATTGCATTTTCCTTTTCAATCATTATATCTGTTTCTAATGATATGATGTAATAAAGTGTGAATTATTGTTATGATGTTCATTTCATTAAGTTTTTACAAAATGCCCATTTTGTTGGCACTTATAGCAATCCCAAACTTCATGAATTTTTCTAGATTTTCTTGACATGTGGCATGTTTCATTACTTAATTTCTATAAGTTTCAGCGAATTTCACTGTTTAATTTGGAAAGCATTCACACCCGGCAGTTGTAACATGCTTTGGATCATCTGCACCTCCAACATTAGGACAGTTCTTTACTTTCAAGGATACATGTTCTTTCCAGTCAAATATCGTGGCTGATGATAGACATTGGCAATATATACAATTAACAAGGTACTGACATATAGCTGTACTTGGATCtcctaataaaatttaaatacattttttatctgattttgcgaAAGAGTGACTTCATATGTTGAGCATGATGATGTAGTTATTATTGATATGACAGACTGATGGCACTAAAAAATTATGGAACAACCGTGCGAAATCTAGTatgtttattaattattttatatataattatttaaaattatatgagAAGCTGGCTTGAACTTCAACAAATTCAATGACTTAATCAGCATGCCTAGTGACGTATAAACATCCCTACATCATCGTATGACAGTTTATGAATGATTCCAAACAGGTTTATAAGGAAAAACATGCATGAAAATCTCATTAATAGATAGGCCCCTTTTatgttatcttttctttttttggggtgGCGGGGGTGAGCCCCATTTTTCCATTATCATCATCTAAAAGTTATGATATTGATGCATTTTAACAAATGTTACACACCAGATAGTGCAAATGGAAAAAAAATGGGGGCTAAGTGAATTCTCTCATGATTACAAGTAATCCACCATGAAAAGGTAATTTTATTTGTTTGTATCATTGaaatatattcatcataaatgaATACATGGCTTCTTCAATCTATCAAGCTACTACAACAAGTTATAATCAACAAGAATACTTGTCAAACACTTCTCAACCAAAAATTATATTGTGTAGAACTCCTGACCCTATCCAAAGAGTATTAAATACCTTATTTCTAACAGGAGCCATACTCTATTCTAATCCCATATTGGAGCTTTAAAGAAACATATAGAACTTAAAGACAGCTTCTAAAGATAGCTTCGAAAGGAACATTCGCATGCCTATATTCACATGCCTCTAGAAAGGCAGCTAATGCATTAGATCCAGAAATTTACCAAATCACAGGTTCGTAAGACACCTGACTTGCATCAAATTTCACTATTCCACTTATAAACTAACTAATCATAGGTTAATGCAAATCCATATACCAAAACTAGCGTTTTCCCTTCCAATTGAGACTTTCCGAGTCTGAAGATAACTTGGAGGGTTGCTCTCTAATTACATTAGCTCCAGCCGCTAAAACTGTTATTGATTATATGTCCCTATTCTACATTTACACCTTCAAAGTGGCAGGTAGAAGTTTCATGGAAGATCCTCTACTTCCAACATTGCCTTCCTTAGGAATTCCAGAATTGTCAGTAGAGAGTTTAGATTGAGTTCAAGAAATGTAATACAACATTCTCAATTTCTGATGGCTTGTATAGTGACCCATAGAGTCAAAAAGATACAATTTGCTGGTAAAGATTAAGGAGCATTAAATACATGTACTGATGTCCTCATAGAGTGCCTAATGTCAAACATATTCTAGCATTCTTATAATGTGTGCTTGGTCAGAGTATGGCCAATACATGTATCACCACCCTCATGTGGCACGTCACATCAATCTTTTCACTGCTTTCAACAAAGTATTTGTCCTCTGACACATATACACAATATGATTGCTTGATTTTCTTCGGTCAAAACAATCATTTAGCTTTAAATTAAGCAATCATGTATTAAATAAAACAGTAAGACCCATATACACAATATCTTATTACAAAAGCTCACCTGAGTCACTGAGATGGATGACATTAGTGAAGCCAGGCCACAATCAGAAACACGTACAGCCAGCTTATCGTCAATAAGAACATTGGCAGGCTCAAAATTCTGATGGACAATTGGTGGTTGACAGCCTTCATGAAGATACCTTCAGCACAAAAACAGAtgttctataaaagaaaaattctaaACCATTATTAACAAAAGAAAAGTCCCTCTTACTCTAATGCTTTTGCTGCTCCAAGGGCCACCTGGAGACGGGCATTCCATGATAATTTCCTGTTGAGATCATCTCCACAGTGAAGTATATCACGCAAGGTCTTTCTACTGAAGTACTTATAGACAAGTAAACGCTGTCCAAACTCCGCACAATAACCCACGAGCTCAACAATGTTAGGATGCCGAAGTTCAGAAATATTCGCTACCAGCTCTAGAAACACATCAACTGGTATTCTTGAGGTCACATTGTCAATCTTCATAACTTCCAATAGCTGTACAGTAAAAATAGCTATCAGATAAGTGCGCTAATATCACCTCGCATGATTATAAGAAGATAACAACCATCATGATCTTTTAGAGAGGCTGTGGAGTTGATATTGCATTCCTATTTACATAATGTGaattaatatttcaaattttaccAATAATAGTGCATATTGAGAGTGGCCATAGAGTTAGATATAAGAGCAGTGGTATGATCCCCAACAAAAATGAGAAAGCAGCTGATACATATGTACAAAAAAATcatctcttcttttttccttttttcatgGTGGTGATAAGGTGGGGGATGGGGGCTTACCAAACCATACAGAACAGTAGTACACATAAACTTAGCCATGAAAGATTGGACTTACAGTTAAGGTTTACAATATAGAAGACTGGCAATGCATGATGGAAAATGTAgtgaaaaatttaagaagttaaTGAATTTACTGTTTCAGATCAAATGTGACATCACAGAGAGAGAAAATCCCACCATTAAGATtttgatcttcaaaagaaagtgaTCAAAGATAATGAACCTTATGAAGCATTGAATTTTCAtaattaggatttaataatcTTTGTTAAAATTTGAGGGTTCATTATCAAGATAATGCCCATGTTTGAACAAACATCAAAAGCTCCAAATTTTTTGACTACGGAGATCAATAAGCCTCACCAGATCTGAATTAATGCAACAGACAACACCTTCCTGTTCTACTCAATAGCATGTTCCcaagtttttcaaaaaaatgtGAAAGTCATACTCAGAAGGAGTACCTTTCCATCAGGAAGCTCTGCCAAATATACTTTGCCCAGCCTACTCTCTCTGATCAGACTTTCTTCCGTAAAACTGTCTGTATATTGCTGAAGAGATGCGACGGAAAAGGATATCGCTGAAGTTGGGGGACATATCTGTTCAGGTGGTGGACTCTCAATATTTTCAGCAGGGGCAATGGGATTCACAATAACTTTTTCAACTGGAGGTGGTGGCATTACAAGAATGCTTGTCCCTCCCATTTCATATACATGTTCTTTCTGTTTTTCAAATGTCTCCTCTGGAACTGCCAGTGATACTTTATAAGTTATCTCTTATGTAGCTGAACTAGCAAACGTAACAAATGCCAACAGATGATCAAGTAGAATGAACCTAACCAGTAATCCTCGTATCGATTTCAGGTTCCCTCTTCCGTTCCTCAGGAATCTCCTTTGCAACTGCTGGCAATCACTTCCCAGATTCAATAGTTTAAAAGGAAAAAAACCAGAACCAGAACCAGAAAATCTAATAATTCAAAGTTTGTGTAGGGTGGAAAGCTTACGTTCTTTAACTTCATCTTTTGGCATGATAAAATGCTCTTTGCTTCGAGGCTCCTTAGATCCTTTGCTAACCCTCCCTACCTGACTTTTATATAATTCACCACGCTTAGACTTCCGTTCTTGGTATTTTGACATGCAAAAGATCACCATCAGCACGACAACAATAAATAAAACCACCGCAATAAGAACACATCCGATAACCCTCATGGTTGAAAGGTGTTTCTTTTTCCCTGGTGGAGCACTTTGTTGAGCAGACGGTCCATCAGAAGAGTTTGCAGGCATGGTACCAGGAACAGGTGGTGCCTTTGAAAGAGGTGATGATGGTTGTGGCGGCATTGATGATGGCGCTACACTGGTATTAAATGGGTTCCCATCCTTTCTGCATAGCAGACTCATTAATTGAGAGTTTCCAAAAAAGCAAATTGTGTTTCGCAGTTAATTGGAGTTCCACACTGTGATTAAAATGAGCTAAAAATTAACATAGAAAATTTGGTGAATATTTTTTGGTACACTGGAATTTCAAATTTAGCATTCATTATGATTCCAGCACATCCAAATAGAATATATCAGATCcaagaaaaaataaacaaaatacaAGTAAAACAAGGCCCTTACTTGAAATTTGGAATATTCAGTAACTTCACAGGCACGGGTCCGGAGAACAGATTATTTTCTATGTTCCTGTTagcatttataaaataaaaattaaaaacacataGTGGAAAGCTCCTATAGGTAAAAGACCTGTGCATCAGTTTGTAGGTGCGCTGAAGATAGCCAAAGTGACTTTAAAAAATGGAATGAGGTGCAAGAGAGAGGCAGTTGTACCGAGGCGCATGCATAGCACAAGGAGGAACAAACATGGAATGCTCAAATATTACATGTTTTTCAGGAGCACGTAAAATTTGAAATCAGATCTTTCTTTGAACAGTATGATTAGTCAATACacagatgaggaggaggaggagaagagttcTTAGAAACTATCCACAGGCTTCAGGTTTAAAACATTGAAGGGTTCTAACTTCTAAGGCCAAACCTGTAGAAAGGAGAAATATAATTCTCTAACCCTCAGGAGAAAGAAAAGGTAAACAAGGCACCATGAGTTGCTGACAAGCCACCACCAAAAGCAGATGAAGACACCATGTATCTGTAATAACTTCATCAGCTGTTTACGTTTCTAATCTCAGCATCTTCTGTTTCCAGCATTTGTGTTCATCTATAGAAACCACAATTGGAAAATGTAGAAGTCTACAAGAGAGGAGAGAATGGTATAACAAAACATGCCTAGATTCTTATCTTTAATGATTTTCTATGGCAGAAGCAAGTCTCCATGGTGGACTTCATGCATGAAAGCTCATATTAAAAACTTTCATAATAAACAAAATACTTTACATAAATTCCTTTCCCCACTTTAGATGCCTATATATAATGAGACGCCAGAGCAGCTTTTACCTACTTCAGGCTCACTTCACTTATTATGACTATCTCCGAAACTAATTGCTCTCAAATAGAAATGTCAAATAGAAAACAACTGGGCATCGCTAAAGTGAAACAGAAAATGACATGCCAAAAGTAAAGTGGTTTGGCTGAACTGATGAAAAATGATGGAAATCAGTCCACAAGAATCGGCCAAAACCAACCACCTAAGCAGTCCGGTGGCCTTGACCACTTTGATGGAAAACATCTATTCCAGTGATAATTTGGATCATAGACCAACTGAAATGGGCTCAGATTGGCATGAGCTCAATGCCAAGAagactaaaaaaataaaagagtagACTGATTCCAGTGCATCAAATTTAATGCATAAGCTCTTCTTGAAACAACACTAATGCATAAGCAAATGGGTGGATTTTAGTCCCCATTCTATCATAGAGTTCCACACTCCCATCGACTTAATTGTAATCTCAATATCTCCTTTTTTTCCAATAAATACTTCAGCTCATGATTCTTTATATTTGTTGAAGAAAGAGAAATGATTAAGTACCAAGTTGCCTTgtcctattgaaaagagttcaaCTGCCTTGACCAATTCCACCTCTTAAGACACTGGCAAAAGAAGCAatgatttgtgtgtgtgtgtgtgtgcacgttGTTGGTGGCCGGGTGTCATGATGTGCATAtttgtgggggtgggggtggtttTTTTTGGTCTGTTTTTGGGTGGGGGTGGTTTTAAGTGTGGGAAATACAAGTTTTTGAGAGGAAGATCTTCCAATACATCAAGGGTCCCAGAAAGCTGATTGTTCTGCACATGCCTACAAAACAAAAGATTCTTCAGATTTAAGATGTCCATGGAAATGAAATTAGTAGACAGAACAACAAAAATACTTACAATGTTGTCAAAGATGACAAGCTTCCCATAGAAGATGGCAGTTGCCCAGTCAAGTTGTTAAAAGAAAGATCCCTAGTTTGAAGTTTTAAATGCCTATAGTCAGTAACGTAAAAAAGAAAAGCAGAAGAACAAAAGAGATTTGTGTAGGTAAAACAGCTCACAAATTTATTAGACCAGTGAGAGACTGGAAAGCATCTGGCAATTCTCCAGTTAAATGATTGTTATTGACTGACCTGGAGGGtacaaaagtcaaaaaaaaaaaaaaaaaaaaaaaaaaagaaggataactAACCATAGGAGCTACTAATCCAAAAGATAGCTAAAGCTATAACCATTTGTATGAATTACATGTCTGTCAAAAGTGTTAACTTTGACAAAGAACTTGGGATGCTTCCTGTGAACTGGTTAGCTGAAAGAAAACTGCCACAACACAAGAAAGTACAAATTTCCAATCAAAATGACAACACACAAAGACTGAGCAGAATTCTCTCACAGGATTTTGATGATTTGGCCCAAGACATACAATCTCAGCATGGTAACAGGTAGATTTTCTGGTATACCTCCACCAATATTATTATTACTCAGATCTCtgcaccaaaagaaaaaaaaaatcatttaattCACGATGATCTATCCAGACTTACATGAACAACAAAATGAATTTTTGCTGCTGAAGAAGCATTGTGCAGTAATTTGTCTCCACAGTGATGCAATGACAACATAAAATCAACACCCTGATCATGTTTATAGAATAATGAGATTTTACAGCGACGCAACTTACATCGTTAATATTGAAGTAAAATTGCCTAATTCATCACCAAGTTGTCCTCCCAAGTTTGCGCCATTGAGCACtctatcaaaaattaaattaatgagAAACATGAATTAAAGTTTGCTTAAAGGGGAAAAATCGCTAGCAAGAAAATCACTGTACATTCCAGTTATATTCGAGTCCATGCATTGGACACCCTGCCAGCCCTCCACACAGGGGTCTCCTCCA
Protein-coding regions in this window:
- the LOC105032602 gene encoding protein STRUBBELIG-RECEPTOR FAMILY 3 isoform X10; this encodes MLYAWIARINLRISACVAAGLMVIFIMPFSQAYTNERDVYAINSLYGALGSPPLPGWISNGGDPCVEGWQGVQCMDSNITGIVLNGANLGGQLGDELGNFTSILTIDLSNNNIGGGIPENLPVTMLRFFLSANQFTGSIPSSLSKLTLLTDMSVNNNHLTGELPDAFQSLTGLINLDLSFNNLTGQLPSSMGSLSSLTTLHVQNNQLSGTLDVLEDLPLKNLNIENNLFSGPVPVKLLNIPNFKKDGNPFNTSVAPSSMPPQPSSPLSKAPPVPGTMPANSSDGPSAQQSAPPGKKKHLSTMRVIGCVLIAVVLFIVVVLMVIFCMSKYQERKSKRGELYKSQVGRVSKGSKEPRSKEHFIMPKDEVKEPVAKEIPEERKREPEIDTRITVPEETFEKQKEHVYEMGGTSILVMPPPPVEKVIVNPIAPAENIESPPPEQICPPTSAISFSVASLQQYTDSFTEESLIRESRLGKVYLAELPDGKLLEVMKIDNVTSRIPVDVFLELVANISELRHPNIVELVGYCAEFGQRLLVYKYFSRKTLRDILHCGDDLNRKLSWNARLQVALGAAKALEYLHEGCQPPIVHQNFEPANVLIDDKLAVRVSDCGLASLMSSISVTQLSGRMHALYSYEAPELNESGTHTDRSDVYNFGVVMLELLTGRKPFDSSRPRVEQHLVRWASSQLYDINALSKMVDPSIGGKYSEKSLSRFADIISRCIQQGPEFRPPMSEVVQDLTRMVKVAEAAAD
- the LOC105032602 gene encoding protein STRUBBELIG-RECEPTOR FAMILY 3 isoform X4, which translates into the protein MLYAWIARINLRISACVAAGLMVIFIMPFSQAYTNERDVYAINSLYGALGSPPLPGWISNGGDPCVEGWQGVQCMDSNITGIVLNGANLGGQLGDELGNFTSILTIDLSNNNIGGGIPENLPVTMLRLYVLGQIIKILFLSANQFTGSIPSSLSKLTLLTDMSVNNNHLTGELPDAFQSLTGLINLDLSFNNLTGQLPSSMGSLSSLTTLHVQNNQLSGTLDVLEDLPLKNLNIENNLFSGPVPVKLLNIPNFKKDGNPFNTSVAPSSMPPQPSSPLSKAPPVPGTMPANSSDGPSAQQSAPPGKKKHLSTMRVIGCVLIAVVLFIVVVLMVIFCMSKYQERKSKRGELYKSQVGRVSKGSKEPRSKEHFIMPKDEVKEPVAKEIPEERKREPEIDTRITVPEETFEKQKEHVYEMGGTSILVMPPPPVEKVIVNPIAPAENIESPPPEQICPPTSAISFSVASLQQYTDSFTEESLIRESRLGKVYLAELPDGKLLEVMKIDNVTSRIPVDVFLELVANISELRHPNIVELVGYCAEFGQRLLVYKYFSRKTLRDILHCGDDLNRKLSWNARLQVALGAAKALEYLHEGCQPPIVHQNFEPANVLIDDKLAVRVSDCGLASLMSSISVTQQLSGRMHALYSYEAPELNESGTHTDRSDVYNFGVVMLELLTGRKPFDSSRPRVEQHLVRWASSQLYDINALSKMVDPSIGGKYSEKSLSRFADIISRCIQQGPEFRPPMSEVVQDLTRMVKVAEAAAD
- the LOC105032602 gene encoding protein STRUBBELIG-RECEPTOR FAMILY 3 isoform X5; amino-acid sequence: MLYAWIARINLRISACVAAGLMVIFIMPFSQAYTNERDVYAINSLYGALGSPPLPGWISNGGDPCVEGWQGVQCMDSNITGIVLNGANLGGQLGDELGNFTSILTIDLSNNNIGGGIPENLPVTMLRLYVLGQIIKILFLSANQFTGSIPSSLSKLTLLTDMSVNNNHLTGELPDAFQSLTGLINLDLSFNNLTGQLPSSMGSLSSLTTLHVQNNQLSGTLDVLEDLPLKNLNIENNLFSGPVPVKLLNIPNFKKDGNPFNTSVAPSSMPPQPSSPLSKAPPVPGTMPANSSDGPSAQQSAPPGKKKHLSTMRVIGCVLIAVVLFIVVVLMVIFCMSKYQERKSKRGELYKSQVGRVSKGSKEPRSKEHFIMPKDEVKELAKEIPEERKREPEIDTRITVPEETFEKQKEHVYEMGGTSILVMPPPPVEKVIVNPIAPAENIESPPPEQICPPTSAISFSVASLQQYTDSFTEESLIRESRLGKVYLAELPDGKLLEVMKIDNVTSRIPVDVFLELVANISELRHPNIVELVGYCAEFGQRLLVYKYFSRKTLRDILHCGDDLNRKLSWNARLQVALGAAKALEYLHEGCQPPIVHQNFEPANVLIDDKLAVRVSDCGLASLMSSISVTQQLSGRMHALYSYEAPELNESGTHTDRSDVYNFGVVMLELLTGRKPFDSSRPRVEQHLVRWASSQLYDINALSKMVDPSIGGKYSEKSLSRFADIISRCIQQGPEFRPPMSEVVQDLTRMVKVAEAAAD
- the LOC105032602 gene encoding protein STRUBBELIG-RECEPTOR FAMILY 3 isoform X8: MLYAWIARINLRISACVAAGLMVIFIMPFSQAYTNERDVYAINSLYGALGSPPLPGWISNGGDPCVEGWQGVQCMDSNITGIVLNGANLGGQLGDELGNFTSILTIDLSNNNIGGGIPENLPVTMLRFFLSANQFTGSIPSSLSKLTLLTDMSVNNNHLTGELPDAFQSLTGLINLDLSFNNLTGQLPSSMGSLSSLTTLHVQNNQLSGTLDVLEDLPLKNLNIENNLFSGPVPVKLLNIPNFKKDGNPFNTSVAPSSMPPQPSSPLSKAPPVPGTMPANSSDGPSAQQSAPPGKKKHLSTMRVIGCVLIAVVLFIVVVLMVIFCMSKYQERKSKRGELYKSQVGRVSKGSKEPRSKEHFIMPKDEVKEPVAKEIPEERKREPEIDTRITVSLAVPEETFEKQKEHVYEMGGTSILVMPPPPVEKVIVNPIAPAENIESPPPEQICPPTSAISFSVASLQQYTDSFTEESLIRESRLGKVYLAELPDGKLLEVMKIDNVTSRIPVDVFLELVANISELRHPNIVELVGYCAEFGQRLLVYKYFSRKTLRDILHCGDDLNRKLSWNARLQVALGAAKALEYLHEGCQPPIVHQNFEPANVLIDDKLAVRVSDCGLASLMSSISVTQQLSGRMHALYSYEAPELNESGTHTDRSDVYNFGVVMLELLTGRKPFDSSRPRVEQHLVRWASSQLYDINALSKMVDPSIGGKYSEKSLSRFADIISRCIQQGPEFRPPMSEVVQDLTRMVKVAEAAAD
- the LOC105032602 gene encoding protein STRUBBELIG-RECEPTOR FAMILY 3 isoform X9, translated to MLYAWIARINLRISACVAAGLMVIFIMPFSQAYTNERDVYAINSLYGALGSPPLPGWISNGGDPCVEGWQGVQCMDSNITGIVLNGANLGGQLGDELGNFTSILTIDLSNNNIGGGIPENLPVTMLRFFLSANQFTGSIPSSLSKLTLLTDMSVNNNHLTGELPDAFQSLTGLINLDLSFNNLTGQLPSSMGSLSSLTTLHVQNNQLSGTLDVLEDLPLKNLNIENNLFSGPVPVKLLNIPNFKKDGNPFNTSVAPSSMPPQPSSPLSKAPPVPGTMPANSSDGPSAQQSAPPGKKKHLSTMRVIGCVLIAVVLFIVVVLMVIFCMSKYQERKSKRGELYKSQVGRVSKGSKEPRSKEHFIMPKDEVKELAKEIPEERKREPEIDTRITVSLAVPEETFEKQKEHVYEMGGTSILVMPPPPVEKVIVNPIAPAENIESPPPEQICPPTSAISFSVASLQQYTDSFTEESLIRESRLGKVYLAELPDGKLLEVMKIDNVTSRIPVDVFLELVANISELRHPNIVELVGYCAEFGQRLLVYKYFSRKTLRDILHCGDDLNRKLSWNARLQVALGAAKALEYLHEGCQPPIVHQNFEPANVLIDDKLAVRVSDCGLASLMSSISVTQQLSGRMHALYSYEAPELNESGTHTDRSDVYNFGVVMLELLTGRKPFDSSRPRVEQHLVRWASSQLYDINALSKMVDPSIGGKYSEKSLSRFADIISRCIQQGPEFRPPMSEVVQDLTRMVKVAEAAAD